A genomic region of Anopheles coustani chromosome 3, idAnoCousDA_361_x.2, whole genome shotgun sequence contains the following coding sequences:
- the LOC131270972 gene encoding histone-lysine N-methyltransferase, H3 lysine-79 specific, which produces MDELMELFDNFIGDALQLEKAMEDEFKEFEKKLTDCVAQANERGTPVQNKKRPKRQVSISEKEESTNSSAREEEERSTKQQADKSMASATSRSTARMLDVFGNGNSAPVADAVQQSIETIPPVEASFARPSRSAALKAQEKLKEPTLNTKMRNESFMAVVVKKERQSKIESDGKDSAVGSDKPASQRDQYDEMETENDANYANRNTKHDTQQRKDEGFGSTNESSEKDEPPMVTAKPTNREASIMVVPLAVPKVEVLSDEEMPPPKLPPPKLPAPKVRTKKKVAAKDQKLADETASSSAVSSAESSISSSSSSINDTQQGARRARGRPPKASKVVPPAVPMEEDSIEPVRIKTEKLSIADSNQPQKQDSNTSGKSVYEDAQEQMEQHQMRPLQVVLEKIVVPAVNQSPVSVMNGTFPTGKPQANETYPLPPSIQDGTFTVNSPPNTAPCNETFNLPAQGITYQPQPGTNDTFVIEKTGSASTDQDAAANYHKTLVNASIMTEDDSVVENSPNQASMLPVIKPKPVILSAKPNKSSASTSASKKGSSAFPSSSKQLQMKDNTELFNPCIMSPIKSRIQAFEKCASTTAGTLTKATTTIGTPQARVGRVLKTISTPSLATTPQFSSLESLGSVAHSAQAKETVYTPNCATQPLVKAVSASKIHQMQNKALHSKFGTNATAVSGGGSVRSLSRESSSDRAQGLGGGSGGGGTLSAASSTSSLLDEKKKKREEKQRLAAQQREAMEREKREHAERLLREKEEKYRKLVHEKQEKQRIDASKKAKKLEEFEKRRQLEEQRALADQKREALAKQLEQQRIDRELLETLKQSQMKETQETKLHKQMVQQKLRQQQLQQEQQQMAAKKKTAASKKDTFKFEMIDTDDTTDDDEAEDVAARKKKRPPTPAWCQNTAEFRKTLKLQAMVETKVVDRLFSVQPMTPDLRILFPSIDAHKLKRNSSAIWRTPPRQSQIP; this is translated from the exons ATGGACGAATTGATGGAACTATTCGACAACTTCATCGGTGATGCTCTCCAGCTGGAGAAAGCAATGGAAGATGAGTTCAAG GAATTCGAGAAAAAGCTGACCGATTGTGTCGCGCAAGCAAACGAGCGCGGCACACCAGTGCAAAATAAGAAGCGACCGAAAAGGCAGGTGTCCATTtcggaaaaggaagaaagcaCCAATTCTAGCGCCCGGGAAGAGGAGGAACgatcaacaaaacaacaggCGGATAAGAGCATGGCTTCTGCGACCAGTCGATCTACCGCGCGCATGCTGGACGTGTTTGGCAATGGCAATAGCGCTCCCGTTGCCGATGCCGTACAGCAATCGATAGAGACGATTCCACCGGTAGAAGCTTCCTTTGCACGTCCCTCACGATCGGCTGCGTTGAAGGCACAGGAAAAGCTCAAGGAACCGACGCTGAATACGAAAATGCGAAACGAGTCGTTTATGGCAGTGGTCGTTAAAAAAGAACGCCAGTCGAAAATCGAAAGCGACGGGAAGGACTCGGCCGTTGGCTCGGATAAACCTGCTTCCCAGCGCGACCAGTATGATGAaatggaaacggaaaatgaTGCCAACTATGCCAACCGGAACACCAAGCATGACACGCAGCAACGTAAAGACGAAGGGTTCGGCAGCACCAATGAGTCGTCCGAGAAGGATGAGCCCCCTATGGTGACAGCGAAACCAACCAATCGCGAAGCATCCATTATGGTTGTTCCGTTGGCGGTACCGAAGGTGGAAGTCCTATCGGATGAAGAAATGCCTCCGCCGAAGCTGCCTCCTCCAAAACTGCCGGCACCGAAGGTTCGAACGAAGAAGAAGGTAGCGGCGAAGGATCAAAAGCTGGCTGATGAGACAGCCTCGAGTTCTGCCGTTTCGTCGGCCGAGTCGTCGATCAGTAGCTCGTCCAGCAGCATAAACGATACGCAACAAGGAGCCCGACGTGCGCGAGGAAGACCTCCAAAGGCAAGTAAAGTTGTGCCACCAGCGGTTCCAATGGAAGAAGATTCGATAGAACCGGTTCGCATAAAAACCGAAAAGTTATCGATTGCGGATTCCAACCAGCCGCAGAAACAGGATTCTAACACCTCAGGTAAATCGGTCTATGAAGACGCGCAGGAACAGATGGAGCAGCACCAAATGCGTCCTCTACAAGTCGTTCTTGAGAAAATCGTTGTCCCTGCAGTCAACCAATCACCGGTATCGGTCATGAACGGAACATTCCCTACAGGCAAGCCACAAGCTAATGAAACATATCCATTACCCCCGAGTATACAAGATGGTACTTTCACCGTTAATTCGCCACCGAATACTGCGCCTTGCAACGAAACGTTCAACCTTCCAGCGCAAGGAATCACGTATCAGCCACAACCGGGTACAAACGATACGTTTGTTATTGAAAAGACCGGTAGTGCAAGTACAGATCAAGATGCGGCAGCAAACTATCATAAGACTCTTGTAAATGCTAGTATCATGACGGAGGATGATTCCGTGGTAGAAAACTCACCCAATCAGGCCTCTATGTTGCCGGTAATAAAGCCGAAACCAGTCATCCTTTCTGCAAAACCGAACAAAAGCTCCGCATCGACAAGCGCATCGAAGAAGGGCTCCAGCGCGTTCCCGTCATCGTCAAAGCAACTGCAGATGAAGGACAACACTGAACTCTTCAACCCTTGTATCATGAGTCCGATCAAAAGTCGTATTCAGGCATTCGAAAAGTGCGCTTCCACGACGGCGGGAACACTTACGAAggcaaccaccaccatcggcaCCCCTCAGGCCAGAGTAGGTCGTGTGCTGAAAACGATCAGCACTCCGTCGCTTGCCACCACGCCACAATTTTCCTCGCTCGAGTCCCTCGGATCGGTGGCCCATTCGGCGCAGGCCAAGGAGACCGTTTATACACCAAACTGTGCCACACAACCGTTGGTGAAGGCAGTGTCCGCTTCGAAGATTCACCAGATGCAGAACAAGGCGCTGCACAGCAAATTTGGAACCAATGCCACGGCCGTCAGCGGCGGCGGCTCGGTGCGCAGTTTGTCACGCGAATCCAGCAGCGATCGTGCACAGGGCCTGggcggtggtagtggtggtggtggaacatTGTCCGCTGCTTCGTCGACATCTTCGCTGCTGgatgagaagaagaagaagcgcgaAGAGAAGCAACGATTGGCCGCCCAGCAGCGGGAGGCCATGGAGCGAGAAAAGAGGGAGCACGCGGAACGTTTGCTAAgagaaaaggaggaaaagtaTCGAAAGCTGGTGCACGAAAAGCAGGAGAAGCAACGCATCGATGCATCCAAGAAAGCCAAGAAGCTGGAAGAATTCGAAAAGCGGCGCCAACTGGAAGAACAGCGAGCTTTGGCCGATCAAAAACGGGAAGCACTCGCCAAACAACTTGAGCAGCAAAG GATTGATCGTGAGCTACTTGAAACATTGAAGCAAAGTCAGATGAAGGAAACCCAAGAAACTAAGCTTCACAAACAGATGGTCCAGCAGAAGCTACGCCAGCAGCAACTCCAGCAAGAGCAGCAACAAATGGCggccaaaaagaaaacagcggCTTCTAAGAAGGACACGTTCAAGTTCGAAATGATCGACACCGacgacaccaccgacgacgatgaggCAGAAGATGTCGCCGCACGCAAAAAGAAACGGCCACCAACGCCAGCGTGGTGTCAGAATA CCGCCGAGTTCCGCAAGACCCTCAAACTGCAGGCTATGGTCGAAACTAAGGTGGTGGATCGATTGTTTTCCGTTCAACCGATGACACCCGACTTGCGCAtccttttcccttccatcgATGCGCACAAGCTGAAACGGAACTCGAGTGCTATTTGGCGAACTCCTCCACGCCAATCGCAGATTCCTTAA
- the LOC131271123 gene encoding uncharacterized protein LOC131271123 → MEIPPEEWIERAKESMKKFLNRGGASRGDEPQSLCGAALQNTLGYALNLTMKDPNHWTDEELQLEYMEQLCFYDEESCKTIDKLTQQIYGQGVMPEEPCHLTILPIELYAEGKLYEVALFRYQFGVLEASEPKYVDSYGRVYGSFRDFLRNNKYPSAEMMYPKDGRLKADEEKLVEYEIGKTPAWKAYYFKALDIATGIIGIAGATGAIFLSGGIATPFVAASIGSALYATGRSLDVLRDKSAHQESLNPFRDSESRTAWLSLTAHVLTFGTMPHISALSGVASTSHSIATGFKVCNFINETGNIISDLVICDTLSAMHSNYYNASIETRLAHAASICFWTKTVISIRQAELMMKNNAIVALKLFGFEDHFCDYFNNDSRAIDIGLRIVKHSLESNVLIASDPDDHSAIRIDGIRFSMKALLACEPNEVEVLFDILLGISTAADRELFEEVRSLALPKNGEDEQLSVLIHFLSKEAENESLPVGEMMEMLLQTYASVRRCEKIALIGATTFSLSVVNGIHVGQGLCMSLKPSYILFASKRSHEPSNGNEMTAASDSENDRQTDRLLRVVLELSAEQCARLTEVIRDDPNYMSFFKQKSTSKTNVSTMAKEQSVKEEDQEQLLYDKLKEDILKAFETENI, encoded by the exons ATGGAAATTCCACCAGAGGAGTGGATTGAGCGGGCCAAGGAGAGCATGAAAAAGTTCCTCAACCGTGGCGGAGCGTCACGAGGCGATGAGCCGCAATCGCTGTGTGGAGCAGCACTGCAGAACACACTCGGTTACGCGCTTAATCTTACCATGAAGGATCCAAACCACTGGACGGACGAGGAGCTACAGCTCGAGTACATGGAACAGCTCTGCTTCTACGACGAGGAATCGTGCAAAACTATCGACAAGCTTACGCAGCAGATTTACGGCCAGGGAGTAATGCCGGAGGAACCGTGCCACTTGACGATCCTGCCCATCGAGTTGTACGCTGAGGGAAAGCTCTACGAGGTGGCCCTGTTTCGATATCAGTTTGGTGTGCTTGAAGCTAGTGAACCGAAGTATGTGGATTCGTATGGTCGGGTTTATGGCAGTTTTCGGGACTTTTTGCGCAACAATAAGTACCCTTCGGCAGAAATGATGTACCCGAAGGATGGTCGCTTGAAGGCGGATGAAGAAAAGTTGGTAGAGTATGAGATCGGCAAGACCCCAGCGTGGAAGGCGTACTATTTCAAGGCTTTGGATATTGCGACGGGAATCATTG GTATCGCTGGTGCAACTGGAGCAATTTTTCTGTCCGGAGGTATTGCAACGCCGTTTGTGGCGGCAAGCATCGGATCAGCATTGTATGCAACAGGCCGATCGCTTGATGTCCTGCGGGATAAGAGTGCCCATCAGGAGTCGCTAAATCCCTTCCGTGATTCCGAATCACGCACAGCGTGGTTGAGCCTTACGGCACACGTGCTTACGTTCGGTACAATGCCGCACATTTCCGCCCTATCGGGAGTGGCGTCGACGAGTCACAGCATTGCCACCGGGTTTAAGGTGTGCAATTTCATCAACGAAACTGGCAACATCATAAGCGACCTAGTGATTTGTGACACTCTTTCCGCTATGCATTCGAACTACTATAACGCGTCGATTGAAACGCGGTTGGCGCATGCCGCCTCGATCTGCTTCTGGACGAAAACAGTCATCAGCATCCGGCAGGCGGAATTGATGATGAAGAACAACGCGATCGTGGCGCTGAAACTGTTCGGCTTTGAGGATCATTTCTGCGACTACTTCAACAATGACTCGCGTGCGATCGACATTGGATTGCGCATCGTGAAGCATTCGCTCGAAAGCAACGTACTTATCGCGTCCGATCCCGATGACCACAGTGCGATACGGATCGATGGTATACGCTTCAGCATGAAGGCTCTGCTGGCCTGCGAGCCGAATGAGGTGGAAGTGTTGTTCGACATTTTGCTGGGCATTTCCACTGCCGCCGATCGCGAGCTGTTCGAAGAAGTCCGTTCCCTGGCTCTACCGAAGAACGGCGAAGATGAACAGCTATCCGTGCTGATACATTTCCTATCCAAGGAGGCCGAAAATGAGAGCTTGCCTGTAGGTGAGATGATGGAGATGCTGCTTCAAACGTACGCGTCCGTTCGACGGTGCGAAAAGATAGCTCTTATCGGCGCCACTACCTTCAGTCTCTCGGTGGTGAACGGAATTCACGTGGGCCAAGGATTGTGCATGAGCCTGAAACCCTCTTACATtcttttcgcctctaaacgaTCTCATGAGCCTTCCAACGGTAATGAAATGACTGCGGCGTCCGACAGTGAAAACGATCGGCAGACCGATCGCTTGCTGCGAGTTGTACTCGAGTTGTCTGCGGAACAGTGTGCTCGTCTGACGGAAGTGATCCGTGACGATCCAAACTATATGTCtttcttcaaacaaaaatccacATCCAAAACTAACGTCTCGACGATGGCAAAAGAACAGTCGGTGAAGGAAGAAGATCAAGAGCAACTTCTCTACGATAAGCTGAAGGAGGATATCCTCAAAGCCTTCGAGACCGAGAATAtatga